CGGGACATAAGTCACCTTGGCCGGAGTGCGGGCCAGGACCGCGGGCAGGCGCTTGTGCGCCAGGTAGGTAGTGGGGCTGCCGAAATCGAACAGGAATTCCAGTTCATGGGTCATAGGGTGTTCCTCACCAGTTTTCCGACCAGGGGCGCAGGTCGAGTTCATGGGTCCAGGCATCGCGCGGCTGGGTGTGCAGGGACCAGTAGGCATCGGCGATGTGCTGCGGGTTCAGGATGCCGTCGGTCTCCCGCGTCTTGTAGAGGTCGGGGAAAGTGTCGCGGATGAAGGCCGTGTCGATGGCGCCGTCGATGATGGTATGGGCGACGTGGATGCCTTCAGGCCCCAGTTCCCGCGCCATGCTCTGGGCCAGGGCGCGCAGGGCATGCTTGGCACCGGCAAAGGCGGCGAATTGGGATTTGCCGCGCAGGGACGCGGTGGCGCCGGTGAAGATGATGGTGCCCCGCTTGCGCCCCAGCATGTGGCGTGCCGCCTCGCGGCCGGTGAGGAAGCCGGAGAAGCAGGCCATTTCCCAGACCTTGAAATAGACCCGGGCCGTGGTCTCGACGATCGGAAACCAGACATTGGCGCCGATGTTGAAGACCATCACCTCTACGGGTCCGATGTCGCGCTCGATCTGCTCGATCATCGGCACCACCGCCTCTTCCTTGCGGGCATCGACGCCGAAGGGTACGGCCTTGCCGCCGTCCGCCTCGATCGACGCGACCAGGGGGGCGAGCTTGTCGGCCTGGCGGCGTACCACCGCGGCGGTGAAGCCTTCACGGGCAAAGCGGCTGGCAATGGCGCCGCCCAGGGCGTCGCCCGCCCCGATGATCAGCGCGACCTTTTCGGCCATCGATATTCCTCCCGGACGACAGAAGGCTTGCGCTTCTGCATGATGTATGTCATCCAGAATTTAGCATGACGAGCATCATGCAGATGGTCAAGGGGGAAACCGATGGGGCATTCCCAGGCACAGAAGCAGGCGAACCACGACCGCATCGTCGAGGCGGCGGTGGGCCTGTTCCGCGAGCGCGGCTTGGGCGGGATCG
This DNA window, taken from Oleomonas cavernae, encodes the following:
- a CDS encoding SDR family oxidoreductase; the protein is MAEKVALIIGAGDALGGAIASRFAREGFTAAVVRRQADKLAPLVASIEADGGKAVPFGVDARKEEAVVPMIEQIERDIGPVEVMVFNIGANVWFPIVETTARVYFKVWEMACFSGFLTGREAARHMLGRKRGTIIFTGATASLRGKSQFAAFAGAKHALRALAQSMARELGPEGIHVAHTIIDGAIDTAFIRDTFPDLYKTRETDGILNPQHIADAYWSLHTQPRDAWTHELDLRPWSENW